Proteins co-encoded in one Hymenobacter swuensis DY53 genomic window:
- a CDS encoding energy transducer TonB: MKHAFFIFMLVALAAPAAQAQQTAPAPKQPIELQPGRMQAQAKPAANRPDAPPQFPGGAQGLGTFFQQNLKYPEAASVKQISGNVVMTFTVEADGHLTNPSVVQPLSPECDTEALRVLGLMPAWKPATRKGRPIATQVRLPIPFGNSEGLKVEQGKNKFE, encoded by the coding sequence ATGAAACATGCGTTCTTCATCTTCATGCTCGTAGCTTTGGCCGCTCCGGCGGCGCAGGCCCAGCAAACGGCTCCGGCCCCCAAGCAACCAATCGAGCTGCAGCCTGGCCGGATGCAGGCCCAAGCCAAACCCGCCGCTAACCGCCCCGATGCGCCCCCCCAGTTTCCGGGCGGAGCGCAGGGCCTGGGTACGTTTTTTCAACAGAACCTAAAGTATCCGGAAGCGGCCAGCGTCAAGCAAATCAGCGGCAACGTGGTAATGACCTTCACGGTAGAAGCCGACGGCCACCTCACCAACCCCTCAGTAGTGCAGCCCCTCAGCCCCGAGTGCGATACGGAGGCGCTGCGGGTGCTGGGCCTGATGCCGGCCTGGAAACCGGCCACCCGCAAGGGGCGGCCCATTGCCACCCAGGTGCGCCTGCCCATCCCCTTCGGCAACTCCGAAGGTCTGAAGGTAGAACAGGGCAAGAATAAATTTGAATAG
- a CDS encoding ABC transporter ATP-binding protein: MAARSGMNTSGQAGADAPKVKLTKESFQQGLRIFRFTLPYRAKFIVGMVLLTLSSATVMAFPWIIGKLTDTANGQPVRLNGTTLTINQIALGLFLVILLQGIFSFGRIWFFTQVSEFTVRDIRQALYRKFVTLPIPYFEKNRVGAITSRITSDVGIIQDSFSLTLAELFRQVMTLVVGIIFIMVVSVKLSLFMLLTFPPIVVLAMVFGKKIRVLAKTTQDELAKTNVIVEETLQGINTVKAFTNEQFETSRYTSSLTKTVQAALKSNLYRGGFVSFVIIGLFGGIILVLWRAASLVQSGQMSIGDLTQFALYTIFIGASVAGLGELYGKVQSTLGASERILEILDEPTEPTHQPSALPIRLRGDIAYEHVAFQYPTRPDLTVLQDISFSIRAGEKIALVGPSGAGKSTIVQLLMQFYVLSSGQITIDGRPIGQYDLTELRRHIGIVPQETILFGGSIRENIAYGKTDATDEEIVQAARKANAWQFISSFPEGLDTLVGERGIKLSGGQRQRVAIARAILKNPAILLLDEATSALDSESEKLVQQAMDELMQNRTSIIIAHRLSTIRKVDKILVIDGGRIAEQGSHDDLSHNENGLYANLLKLQFELT, encoded by the coding sequence ATGGCAGCCAGAAGCGGAATGAATACCAGTGGCCAGGCGGGGGCCGACGCCCCCAAGGTCAAGCTTACCAAAGAGAGTTTTCAACAAGGTCTGCGGATTTTCCGCTTCACGCTGCCATACCGCGCTAAGTTTATTGTGGGCATGGTGCTTCTGACGCTGTCCAGCGCCACAGTTATGGCTTTCCCCTGGATTATCGGCAAGCTCACGGACACGGCCAACGGCCAGCCGGTACGCCTCAACGGCACCACGCTCACCATCAATCAGATTGCGCTGGGACTGTTTCTGGTAATTTTGCTGCAGGGTATCTTCTCGTTCGGGCGGATCTGGTTTTTTACCCAGGTAAGTGAGTTTACCGTGCGCGACATCCGGCAGGCGCTCTACCGTAAATTCGTGACGCTGCCCATTCCGTACTTTGAGAAAAACCGCGTAGGCGCCATCACCTCCCGCATCACCTCCGATGTGGGCATTATCCAGGACTCGTTTTCGCTCACGCTGGCCGAACTGTTCCGGCAGGTGATGACGCTGGTGGTGGGCATTATCTTCATCATGGTGGTGTCGGTGAAGCTGTCGTTGTTTATGCTGCTCACTTTTCCGCCCATTGTGGTGCTGGCCATGGTGTTCGGCAAGAAAATCCGGGTGCTGGCCAAAACGACCCAGGACGAGTTGGCCAAAACCAACGTCATTGTGGAGGAAACCCTGCAGGGCATCAACACCGTGAAGGCCTTCACCAATGAGCAGTTCGAAACGAGCCGCTACACCTCCTCGCTCACCAAAACCGTGCAGGCGGCCCTGAAAAGCAACCTCTACCGGGGCGGTTTCGTGTCGTTCGTGATTATCGGGCTGTTTGGGGGCATTATTTTGGTGCTGTGGCGGGCGGCCTCGCTGGTACAATCGGGCCAGATGTCCATCGGCGACCTGACGCAGTTTGCGCTCTACACCATCTTCATTGGAGCCTCCGTGGCGGGGCTGGGCGAGCTGTACGGCAAGGTGCAAAGCACGCTGGGCGCTTCGGAGCGCATCCTGGAAATTTTGGATGAACCCACCGAACCCACGCACCAGCCAAGCGCGCTTCCCATCCGCCTGCGGGGCGATATTGCCTACGAGCATGTCGCCTTCCAGTACCCTACCCGCCCCGATCTGACGGTGCTCCAGGACATCAGCTTCTCCATCCGGGCCGGCGAGAAGATTGCGCTGGTAGGCCCTTCAGGCGCGGGCAAAAGCACCATTGTGCAGCTGCTGATGCAGTTCTATGTGCTCAGCAGCGGTCAGATTACCATCGACGGCCGCCCCATCGGGCAGTACGACCTTACGGAGCTGCGCCGCCACATCGGCATCGTACCCCAGGAAACCATCCTGTTCGGTGGCTCTATCCGCGAAAACATTGCCTACGGCAAAACTGACGCTACCGATGAGGAAATTGTGCAGGCCGCCCGCAAAGCCAACGCCTGGCAGTTCATCAGCTCCTTTCCCGAGGGGCTGGATACGCTGGTGGGCGAGCGGGGCATCAAGCTCTCGGGTGGGCAGCGCCAACGCGTGGCCATTGCCCGCGCCATCCTGAAAAACCCCGCCATCCTGCTACTCGACGAAGCCACCTCCGCCCTCGACTCGGAAAGCGAGAAGCTGGTGCAGCAGGCCATGGATGAGCTCATGCAGAACCGCACCAGCATCATCATTGCCCACCGCCTGAGCACCATCCGCAAGGTGGACAAGATTCTGGTAATTGACGGCGGCCGCATTGCCGAGCAAGGCTCCCACGATGACCTCAGCCACAACGAAAACGGCCTCTACGCCAACCTGCTCAAGCTACAGTTTGAGCTGACCTAA
- a CDS encoding sodium:solute symporter: MSPTLVLSLIAGYFVVLIIIAYLTSRKVTSESFFIANRNAPWYMVAFAMIGTSLSGVTFISIPGMVASQSWSYMAVVLGYIVGYLVIGTVLMPLYYRMRLVSIYTYLEQRFGFWSYKTGALFFLISRAVGAAFRLFLVAGVLQFAVFDGLGVPFAVTVTVSIFLIYLYTFRGGLKTILWTDTFQTLAMLVCVGVSIYLMADELNLGFAGLVKTVKESTMSQIYFSDPKDDKFFWKQFASGAFITIVMTGLDQDMMQKNLSCRSLPDAQKNMFWFTLAIVVVNVFFLSLGVLLYQFAAAKGIALPMNPATGKVIGDNVFPLLATNHFSLFAGIVFILGIIAVTYASADSALTALTTSFCVDMLDIKQYDEAKQKQLRQATHFGFSIVLIIIILIFRAINDQSVITSVFKAAGYTYGPLLGLFSFGIFTSRGLHDKLVLPVCVVAPLLTWFINANSKAWWGYEFGFEILMLNGLITFLGLLAISRARNLELNPVA; this comes from the coding sequence ATGTCCCCCACCCTCGTTCTGAGCCTGATTGCGGGCTATTTCGTCGTCCTTATCATCATCGCCTACCTCACCTCCCGTAAGGTGACCAGTGAGTCGTTCTTCATTGCCAACCGCAACGCGCCCTGGTATATGGTGGCCTTTGCCATGATTGGCACTTCGCTGTCGGGCGTCACGTTCATTTCCATTCCCGGCATGGTGGCTTCGCAAAGCTGGAGCTACATGGCCGTGGTGCTGGGCTATATTGTGGGCTACCTAGTGATTGGTACCGTGCTGATGCCCTTGTACTACCGCATGCGGCTGGTAAGCATTTATACCTACCTGGAGCAGCGGTTCGGGTTCTGGAGCTACAAAACTGGAGCACTGTTTTTCCTGATTTCCCGGGCGGTGGGGGCCGCTTTCCGGCTGTTTCTGGTGGCGGGCGTGCTGCAGTTTGCCGTGTTTGATGGGCTGGGCGTGCCGTTTGCCGTTACCGTTACGGTCAGCATCTTCCTGATTTACCTCTATACATTTCGGGGGGGCCTGAAAACCATCCTCTGGACCGATACTTTCCAGACCCTGGCCATGCTCGTGTGCGTGGGGGTGAGCATTTACCTGATGGCCGACGAGCTGAACCTGGGTTTTGCCGGACTAGTGAAAACGGTGAAGGAAAGCACTATGTCGCAGATTTACTTCTCCGACCCCAAGGACGATAAGTTCTTCTGGAAGCAGTTTGCCTCGGGCGCGTTCATCACCATCGTCATGACCGGCCTTGACCAGGACATGATGCAGAAAAACCTGAGTTGCCGCAGCCTGCCCGACGCCCAGAAAAACATGTTCTGGTTTACGCTAGCCATTGTGGTGGTGAACGTATTCTTCCTCTCGCTGGGCGTGCTGCTCTACCAGTTTGCCGCCGCCAAGGGGATTGCGCTGCCCATGAACCCGGCCACCGGCAAGGTCATCGGCGACAATGTGTTTCCTCTGCTGGCCACCAACCACTTCAGCCTGTTTGCCGGCATCGTGTTCATTCTGGGCATCATTGCTGTTACCTACGCTTCCGCCGACTCAGCCCTCACGGCCCTGACGACCTCCTTCTGCGTGGACATGCTCGACATCAAGCAGTATGACGAGGCCAAACAGAAGCAGCTGCGCCAAGCCACGCATTTCGGCTTCAGCATCGTGCTCATCATCATCATCCTGATTTTCCGGGCCATCAACGACCAGAGCGTAATCACCTCTGTGTTTAAGGCGGCAGGCTACACCTATGGGCCGCTGCTGGGCCTGTTCTCGTTCGGCATCTTCACCAGCCGGGGCCTGCACGATAAGCTGGTACTGCCCGTGTGCGTGGTAGCTCCGCTGCTGACGTGGTTTATCAACGCCAACTCCAAAGCCTGGTGGGGCTACGAGTTCGGCTTCGAGATTCTGATGCTCAATGGGCTGATTACCTTCCTGGGTTTGCTGGCAATTTCGCGCGCCCGTAACCTCGAATTGAACCCGGTTGCCTAG
- a CDS encoding PIG-L family deacetylase: MRLRYFRAVLSAFLLLTSQFLVGEAQAQAPKTWSSSEILLGLKKLNVLGSALYVAAHPDDENTRLIAYLANGRLVETGYLSCTRGDGGQNLIGPELREGLGVIRTQELLAARRIDGGRQFFTRANDFGFSKTPEETFTIWDKEQVLADMVWVIRQRRPDVMITRFPPDARAGHGHHTASAMLAIEAFSAAADPKRFPEQLQYVQPWQARRLLWNTGSFFVKAGEDMSQYLKLDAGGYNPLLGQSYGEIAARSRSQHRSQGFGSSAQRGEALEYFQPLKGDKATTDLFEGVDMTWNRVPGGAAVGKLVDEVIRKYDPANPSASVAGLLKVRTALQKLKEESSNYWFSEKQTSLDQLIQASLGLHLAATVSEPNVALGQTIKINREALNTSDIHITWHRDVYKSDGQAATGELPKGKVVSDPVDFEVPLATSISQPFWLTSPGTIGMYRIDLTGIKTVQGFGFGKHQWTIQELIGKPDNPASISVWNECLILAPGMKESQTLRFEVPVQYKSTDPVEGEKYRPLTVVPPVMVNVGGHAYVFADNQPKTIPVTLRAGKAGVKGTLALNLPKGWTAEPASIPFELGAKDAEQTVQFRVQPDAGAAEGKSELRAVATVDGQAYSRGYQTIAYTHIPTQTLFPEAVAPLVKLDLRRKGQEIGYLMGAGDEVPDALRQIGYTVTLLKPEDLTEPNLRRFDAVVLGVRAYNTLDRLKTLQPTLLKYVEQGGNLVVQYVVNRGTVLPQIGPYPLTLSTDRVTVENAPVTFLNPTQPLLNTPNKITSKDFEGWVQEQGLYYPSQWDPKYQTVLSSNDPGEKAKESAILVADYGKGHYIYTGLSLFRELPAGVPGAYRILTNMVSLGK; the protein is encoded by the coding sequence ATGCGCCTCCGCTACTTCCGCGCCGTTTTATCGGCATTCTTACTTCTTACTTCTCAATTCTTAGTTGGCGAAGCCCAGGCCCAGGCCCCCAAAACCTGGTCGTCCTCCGAGATTCTGCTGGGGCTCAAGAAGCTGAACGTGCTGGGCTCGGCTCTGTACGTGGCCGCTCACCCCGACGATGAGAACACCCGCCTGATTGCCTACCTCGCCAACGGCCGCCTGGTGGAAACCGGCTACCTCAGCTGCACCCGCGGCGACGGGGGCCAGAACCTCATCGGCCCGGAGCTGCGTGAGGGGCTGGGCGTTATCCGGACGCAGGAGCTGCTAGCGGCCCGCCGCATCGATGGGGGCCGGCAGTTCTTCACCCGCGCTAACGACTTCGGCTTCTCGAAAACGCCCGAGGAAACCTTCACCATCTGGGACAAAGAGCAGGTGCTGGCCGATATGGTCTGGGTGATCCGGCAGCGCCGGCCCGACGTGATGATTACCCGCTTCCCGCCCGACGCCCGGGCCGGCCACGGCCACCATACGGCTTCGGCCATGCTGGCCATTGAAGCCTTCTCGGCCGCCGCCGACCCCAAGCGCTTCCCTGAGCAGCTGCAATACGTGCAGCCCTGGCAGGCCAGGCGGCTGCTCTGGAATACCGGCAGCTTCTTCGTGAAGGCCGGCGAGGACATGAGCCAGTACCTGAAGCTGGATGCCGGCGGCTACAACCCGCTGCTGGGGCAGAGCTACGGCGAAATTGCCGCCCGCAGCCGCTCCCAGCACCGCAGCCAGGGCTTCGGCAGCAGCGCCCAGCGCGGCGAGGCTCTGGAGTATTTCCAGCCCCTGAAAGGCGACAAGGCCACTACCGACCTGTTCGAGGGCGTGGATATGACCTGGAACCGGGTGCCCGGCGGCGCGGCCGTGGGCAAGCTGGTAGACGAGGTAATCCGCAAGTACGACCCGGCCAATCCGTCAGCGAGTGTGGCCGGGTTGCTGAAGGTGCGGACGGCGTTGCAGAAGCTCAAAGAAGAATCTAGTAACTACTGGTTTAGTGAAAAGCAGACAAGTTTAGATCAGCTAATTCAGGCTAGCCTTGGATTGCATTTAGCGGCAACTGTAAGTGAGCCTAATGTTGCGCTTGGACAGACTATCAAAATCAATAGAGAAGCACTTAATACCTCAGATATACATATCACTTGGCACCGAGATGTGTACAAGTCGGATGGCCAAGCAGCAACTGGAGAATTACCAAAAGGCAAAGTTGTAAGTGATCCTGTGGACTTTGAGGTGCCATTAGCCACGAGCATTTCTCAGCCTTTTTGGCTCACATCTCCGGGTACAATTGGTATGTACCGAATAGATCTAACAGGTATCAAAACAGTGCAAGGGTTTGGGTTCGGTAAGCACCAATGGACTATTCAGGAACTGATAGGTAAGCCAGATAATCCTGCTAGCATAAGTGTTTGGAATGAGTGTTTGATCCTCGCTCCGGGCATGAAAGAAAGCCAGACTTTGAGATTTGAAGTCCCCGTCCAATACAAAAGCACCGACCCGGTGGAAGGGGAGAAGTACCGCCCGCTGACGGTGGTGCCGCCGGTGATGGTGAACGTGGGCGGCCACGCCTACGTGTTTGCCGATAACCAGCCCAAAACCATTCCCGTGACGCTGCGCGCCGGCAAGGCGGGTGTGAAGGGTACCCTGGCCCTGAACCTGCCCAAAGGCTGGACCGCCGAGCCCGCCAGCATTCCGTTCGAGCTGGGAGCTAAAGACGCCGAGCAGACCGTGCAGTTCCGGGTGCAGCCCGACGCGGGCGCGGCGGAAGGCAAATCGGAGCTGCGGGCCGTGGCTACCGTGGACGGGCAGGCGTACTCGCGCGGCTACCAGACCATAGCGTACACCCACATTCCCACCCAAACGCTGTTCCCCGAAGCCGTGGCCCCGCTGGTGAAGCTGGATTTGCGGCGCAAGGGCCAGGAAATCGGCTACCTGATGGGGGCCGGCGACGAGGTGCCCGACGCCCTGCGCCAGATTGGCTACACCGTGACCCTGCTCAAGCCCGAAGACCTCACCGAGCCGAACCTGCGCCGCTTCGACGCCGTGGTGCTGGGCGTGCGCGCCTACAACACCCTGGACCGGCTCAAAACCCTGCAGCCCACGCTGCTGAAGTACGTGGAGCAGGGCGGCAATCTGGTAGTGCAGTACGTGGTAAACCGCGGCACCGTGCTGCCGCAAATCGGCCCCTACCCGCTCACCCTCAGCACCGACCGGGTGACGGTGGAAAACGCTCCGGTTACCTTCCTCAACCCCACGCAGCCCCTGCTCAACACGCCCAACAAAATCACCAGCAAGGATTTCGAGGGCTGGGTGCAGGAGCAGGGCCTCTACTACCCCAGCCAGTGGGACCCCAAATACCAGACCGTACTCAGCAGCAACGACCCCGGCGAGAAAGCCAAGGAAAGCGCCATCCTGGTAGCCGACTACGGCAAAGGCCACTACATCTACACCGGCCTCTCTCTGTTTCGGGAGCTGCCCGCCGGCGTACCCGGCGCGTACCGGATCTTGACCAATATGGTGTCGTTGGGCAAGTAG
- a CDS encoding DUF2911 domain-containing protein has translation MITSTFRTSSSRALSATLLVSGLLLSTAAQAQISTPQASPKSTIQQRVGLTDVTLVYSRPNLRGRAAFGNLVPFSKRWRTGANATTSIKFSDDVTVEGKKVPAGEYGIYTIPGKTEWIVVLNKSTKMGANVDGFKDDEDVARFTIKTYKVPAKVETFTMNFTDLTPATANVDMQWEMTGAKFKITTDVETKVMAQIDEKVIKNASASTGDMAAAAVYYLDNDKDLKQALAWMQKANATDPKFWNLHTEAKIRMKMKDYKGTITAAEQSKKLALDNKNADYVKMNEDLMMEAKKAGKL, from the coding sequence ATGATTACTTCGACTTTTCGCACGTCTTCTTCCCGCGCCCTGAGCGCGACGCTGCTGGTGAGCGGCCTGCTCCTGAGCACCGCCGCCCAGGCCCAGATCAGCACGCCCCAGGCCAGCCCCAAAAGCACCATTCAGCAGCGCGTGGGCCTCACCGATGTAACGCTGGTCTACTCCCGCCCCAACCTACGGGGCCGTGCTGCCTTCGGTAACCTGGTACCATTCAGCAAGCGGTGGCGCACGGGTGCCAACGCCACCACCAGCATCAAATTCTCGGATGATGTAACCGTGGAAGGCAAAAAGGTACCGGCCGGCGAGTACGGCATCTACACCATTCCCGGCAAGACGGAGTGGATTGTAGTACTGAACAAGAGCACCAAGATGGGGGCCAACGTGGACGGCTTCAAGGACGATGAGGACGTGGCCCGCTTCACCATCAAAACCTACAAGGTGCCCGCCAAGGTGGAAACCTTCACCATGAACTTCACCGACCTCACGCCCGCCACCGCCAACGTGGACATGCAGTGGGAAATGACCGGCGCTAAGTTCAAAATCACCACCGACGTGGAAACCAAGGTAATGGCCCAGATTGATGAGAAAGTCATCAAAAACGCTAGCGCCAGTACCGGTGACATGGCCGCCGCCGCCGTCTACTACCTCGACAACGACAAGGACCTCAAGCAGGCCCTGGCCTGGATGCAGAAAGCCAACGCCACCGACCCCAAGTTCTGGAACCTGCACACCGAGGCCAAAATCCGCATGAAAATGAAGGATTACAAAGGCACCATCACCGCCGCCGAACAATCCAAAAAGCTGGCCCTCGACAACAAAAACGCTGACTACGTGAAGATGAACGAGGACTTGATGATGGAAGCCAAGAAAGCCGGCAAGCTGTAA
- a CDS encoding YcxB family protein has protein sequence MMGLPFLIVWSIWQQYQRSAFLQEAVTYTLDDNGVQVTAPSFHTTLDWEAIVQLRHYGNWLLLQTSAQTAFFLDMRRVQPPATPADVLGFFR, from the coding sequence ATGATGGGCTTACCCTTCCTTATAGTGTGGTCTATCTGGCAGCAATACCAACGAAGTGCGTTTCTGCAGGAAGCCGTTACCTATACGTTGGACGATAACGGGGTACAGGTAACGGCCCCTTCGTTTCACACCACTCTGGATTGGGAGGCGATAGTGCAACTGCGCCATTATGGCAACTGGCTGTTGCTGCAAACCTCTGCTCAAACCGCTTTTTTCCTGGATATGCGTCGGGTGCAGCCCCCAGCTACCCCAGCTGATGTGCTAGGCTTCTTCCGGTAA
- a CDS encoding sodium:solute symporter, which yields MSGLDWLILGGTLLFIVGYGTWRTRRAGESLDGYLLGGRQASWWAIGLSIMATQASAITFLSTPGQAYDDGMRFIQFYLGLPVAMVLIAIFVVPIYHRLQVFTAYEYLEGRFDRRTRTFAALLFLVQRGLSNGLSLYAPALVLSAILGWDIQLTVWLLGTVMIAYTVSGGTRAVMVTQQGQVAVIFVGLLVAGYLLVHYMPAEVGFTDAMRVAGHQGKLNLIDFHFDPTDRYNFWSGMTGGLFLALSYFGTDQSQVQRYLTGRNVTESRLGLLMNGLLKIPMQFGILLLGVLLFVFYQFNPAPLTFNRPVYMKVAHSEQYGPALRELEREHATLFEVRRRATGRLVQALQADDPAAIAAAETHLQATQAANLGLRQQAQQLLKKAEPTTEAKDTDYVFLTFVLNYLPQGLVGLLVAVVLSAALGSAAAGLNALASTTVVDLYKPRRPGQPEVHYVLASRAAAVGWGVLGIGFATFAARLENLIQAVNILGSLFYGTILGIFMVAFFLKAVGGRAVFWAAVVAQAVVLVLFFTTDIGYLWFNIIGCGVVVLGSLLGRKTTKG from the coding sequence ATGAGCGGGCTCGACTGGCTGATTCTGGGCGGAACGCTGCTGTTCATTGTGGGCTACGGCACCTGGCGCACCCGCCGCGCCGGCGAGTCGCTGGATGGCTATTTGCTGGGCGGGCGGCAGGCTTCGTGGTGGGCCATCGGGCTCAGCATAATGGCCACCCAGGCTTCGGCCATTACCTTTCTGAGCACCCCCGGCCAGGCCTACGACGACGGGATGCGCTTCATCCAGTTCTACCTGGGGCTGCCGGTGGCCATGGTGCTCATTGCCATTTTCGTGGTGCCCATCTACCACCGCTTGCAGGTATTTACGGCCTACGAGTACCTGGAAGGCCGTTTTGACCGGCGCACGCGCACGTTTGCGGCACTGCTGTTTCTGGTGCAGCGGGGCCTGAGCAACGGCCTGAGCCTGTACGCGCCGGCGCTGGTGCTGTCGGCTATTCTGGGCTGGGATATTCAGCTGACGGTGTGGCTGCTGGGTACCGTGATGATTGCCTACACCGTATCGGGCGGCACCCGAGCCGTGATGGTGACCCAGCAGGGGCAGGTGGCCGTAATATTCGTGGGGCTGTTGGTGGCGGGCTACCTGTTGGTACATTACATGCCGGCTGAGGTCGGGTTTACCGATGCCATGCGCGTGGCTGGGCACCAGGGTAAGCTCAACCTCATCGACTTCCACTTCGACCCCACCGACCGGTACAACTTCTGGTCGGGCATGACGGGCGGCCTGTTCCTGGCCCTCTCGTACTTCGGCACCGACCAGAGCCAGGTGCAGCGCTACCTCACCGGCCGCAACGTGACGGAAAGCCGCCTGGGTTTGCTGATGAACGGCCTGCTCAAGATTCCGATGCAGTTCGGGATTCTGCTGCTGGGCGTGCTGCTGTTCGTGTTCTATCAGTTCAACCCCGCCCCGCTCACCTTCAACCGGCCGGTGTACATGAAGGTGGCCCACTCCGAGCAGTACGGGCCGGCGTTGCGGGAACTGGAGCGCGAGCACGCTACGCTGTTTGAGGTGCGCCGCCGCGCTACCGGCCGCCTGGTGCAGGCCCTGCAGGCCGACGACCCTGCCGCCATTGCCGCCGCCGAAACGCACCTGCAAGCCACCCAGGCCGCCAACCTAGGCCTGCGCCAGCAAGCCCAGCAGCTGCTCAAAAAAGCCGAGCCCACCACCGAAGCCAAAGACACCGATTATGTGTTCCTCACCTTCGTGCTCAACTACCTGCCCCAGGGGCTGGTGGGGTTGCTGGTGGCCGTGGTGCTGAGCGCCGCCCTGGGTTCGGCCGCCGCTGGGCTCAATGCCCTAGCCTCTACCACGGTGGTTGACTTGTACAAGCCGCGTCGGCCGGGGCAGCCGGAGGTACACTACGTGCTGGCCTCGCGGGCCGCGGCCGTGGGGTGGGGCGTGCTGGGTATCGGGTTTGCCACCTTCGCCGCCCGCCTCGAAAACCTGATTCAGGCCGTCAATATTTTGGGCTCGTTGTTCTACGGCACCATTCTGGGTATTTTCATGGTGGCGTTTTTCCTGAAAGCCGTGGGCGGCCGGGCCGTGTTCTGGGCCGCCGTGGTGGCCCAGGCCGTGGTGCTGGTTCTGTTCTTCACCACCGACATCGGCTACCTCTGGTTCAACATCATCGGCTGCGGCGTGGTGGTGTTGGGGAGTCTTTTAGGACGCAAGACTACAAAAGGCTAA
- a CDS encoding phosphatase PAP2 family protein → MIFGLLSIPLVLLLIIAVDEPLAGLLHRHGAPLRPFFAGIMRAHDAITDKLMPLWLWPLLLLLFAVARLRWWPHCTIWLVALLTMVSSQGLRHPLAMYFNRPRPGQVFGHLVTNADFWQAAGRFDAFPSGHAAGTAGLLLPWALRFPKARPWLLGWLGLVCLGRVVLEFHWLSDVVAGAALGLLLTCGWDLTTGWLRPSSALLEATVSCVILPLSIPFLIVPHPATPETESDLPPLLPSWRAWYWLVLGALALEIGLFVYLTQAFA, encoded by the coding sequence TTGATTTTCGGGTTACTCTCTATCCCGCTTGTTCTACTGCTGATTATAGCCGTGGACGAGCCGCTGGCCGGGCTGTTGCACCGGCACGGCGCGCCGCTGCGGCCGTTTTTTGCGGGCATTATGCGGGCGCATGATGCGATTACGGATAAGCTGATGCCGCTGTGGCTGTGGCCGCTGCTGCTACTGCTGTTTGCCGTGGCCCGGCTGCGGTGGTGGCCCCACTGCACCATCTGGCTGGTGGCGCTGCTGACGATGGTGAGCAGTCAGGGACTGCGCCACCCTCTGGCCATGTATTTCAACCGGCCCCGGCCGGGGCAAGTGTTCGGGCATTTGGTCACCAACGCTGATTTCTGGCAGGCGGCCGGGCGGTTTGACGCGTTTCCGTCGGGGCACGCGGCCGGCACGGCGGGGCTGCTGCTGCCCTGGGCGCTACGGTTTCCGAAGGCGCGGCCCTGGCTGTTGGGCTGGCTGGGGCTGGTGTGCCTGGGCCGGGTGGTGCTGGAGTTTCACTGGCTCAGCGACGTGGTGGCGGGCGCGGCGCTGGGGCTGCTGCTCACCTGCGGCTGGGACCTGACCACCGGCTGGCTGCGCCCTAGTAGCGCGCTACTGGAAGCTACGGTTTCGTGCGTTATCTTGCCACTGTCAATTCCTTTCCTAATCGTGCCGCACCCCGCAACTCCCGAAACCGAATCTGATTTGCCGCCGCTGCTGCCTTCGTGGCGGGCGTGGTACTGGCTGGTGCTGGGGGCGCTGGCGCTGGAAATCGGGCTGTTTGTGTACCTGACCCAGGCGTTTGCATGA